TTTGACATGACAACCGCAGCAAGTGAATTTCCAACGACATTTACCACCGTTCGTGCCATATCTAAAATACGATCGATACCAGCAATAAACGCCAAGCCTTCAAGCGGTATTCCAACCGTTCCCAAGGTAGCTAATAAAACAACGAACGATACACCAGGAACCCCGGCAATCCCTTTTGACGTTACCATTAGTACAAGCATAAGCGATAGTTGCTGGCTAAGGGAAAGATCAATGCCGTACATTTGCGCGATAAAAATCGCTGCTAATGCTTGATAAAGGGTAGACCCGTCTAGGTTAAATGAATACCCTGTCGGAATCACGAAGGCTGTGATGGCCTTAGGGCAGCCAAAGCGCTCCATTTTTTCCATTACTTTAGGGAGAACTGCTTCAGAGCTTGCTGTTGAATAAGCAAGAATTAATTCATCTTTAAGAATACGGAATAGGTTAAAAATATTAACACCGACTAGCTTAGCAACAAATCCTAATACGACTAGAATAAAGAAGACCATCGCTCCGTATACCGTAAAAATTAATTTGCTTAAAGGAATTAATGACGAAACCCCAAAGGTGGAAACCGTTACACCGATAAGAGCAAAAACACCGAAGGGTGCAAATTTCATGATTTGATTTGTCACATAAAACATGGCTTCAGCTGTTCCTTGGAAAAAGGCTAACACTGGTTTTCCCTTCTCACCAATAGCTGCAACCCCTAGGCCAAAGAAGACAGAAAAGAAAATAATTGCAAGCATATCTCCTTTT
The Neobacillus niacini DNA segment above includes these coding regions:
- a CDS encoding cation:dicarboxylate symporter family transporter, with the translated sequence MKKFGLAWQILVGLILGIAVGAIFYGNPEVQTYLQPIGTIFIRLIKMIVIPIVVSSLIVGVASVGDIKKLGSLGGKTILYFEIITTIAIIIGLGAANLFHPGTGIDMEHLSKKDIGGYVSTTEQVETHSFADTFVNIVPQNLFESLVKGDMLAIIFFSVFFGLGVAAIGEKGKPVLAFFQGTAEAMFYVTNQIMKFAPFGVFALIGVTVSTFGVSSLIPLSKLIFTVYGAMVFFILVVLGFVAKLVGVNIFNLFRILKDELILAYSTASSEAVLPKVMEKMERFGCPKAITAFVIPTGYSFNLDGSTLYQALAAIFIAQMYGIDLSLSQQLSLMLVLMVTSKGIAGVPGVSFVVLLATLGTVGIPLEGLAFIAGIDRILDMARTVVNVVGNSLAAVVMSKWEKQYDTEKAKKYINEVKQAKPAIQ